The Trichoderma breve strain T069 chromosome 2, whole genome shotgun sequence DNA segment AACGTTGCATCGCTCGGCTACTCTGATCCATTCATCGCTATATCGAAGATGGTCCGACGGCGGCTTCTCATCTTGCAGGTCCATCCAATGACCCATTCGTGCGCATGTGCCAATGGTTTTGTAGCATTCTTTATACATGCCGAACCCGTACTCATAGCAAGACAAGAGCAATCCGGCTTGTATCATTTCCAAAGATGCATCTATGGTTGCGTTTACACTCCAAAATATGGACCGTGTTGCCTTGTACAATGGTTCTGGTGCCGTGCCAGTTGCAGGGCAGTGGATCGACAAGAGGATGCTGAGCAATAGAATGGCAAAATCTGGGCGTTTCGTTTTGCTAAAGTCTGTCATCTTGCTATAAAACAGCTTTTGCGACATGATGGGTATCCATTTGTGGACATTGTCAAAGTAAAGGCTTAATGCTCTGTATATCTCCCCTGGATGTGACTGGAGAAGCTGATAGACCTCTTCACCAACATTCAATTTGGAGGCAAGCGCGTCTAGGCGTGAGATGAAATCGGCTTCATACTCAATTGGTCCCAATTGACTTTCTACCTCGGGAGGGTCCGGATCTGCGGCTGAGGGGGTTGACCTGGGCACTCTGGAAGCGCCAGGGACGAGCATCTCCTCGAATAGCTTGAGTCTCTTCCTAAGCTGGCGGAACTCTTCTATTACCGGCACGCTATCGGCGGCATCTTCGTATACACATTGTATACGTAACCTAGAAGTATGAGTCTAGGCCCACCACCTTGTCAAAAGATCAGAAAAAGGTGTAGTCGCTTACCGCTGGCAATGTAGACATTTCGGTAGCGCCTTGTcacacttcttcttcttacgGCGACAGGAGAGACAGACGTTGTCTGCCCGTTCCCGTGTGGGTCCTTCAGCACTTTCAGGGGAGGGCAGATTAGAACTCATAACTGCACATCTATGGGAATTTAGTAACTTTGAACCTTGAAAACGAGGAGAATGAGCCTGCTAGAATGATATGTGCAAGTATGTGTTTAGGATTGGACGGCTCATTGAGACGGCCACTGACGGAGCTGCAACTTGTATCGGACTTAAGGCGCCGGAGCCATGAGGCGGACTTTTGCGGATATGAGCCAAGTTGGTTGGCGGCCGCGGTCGGCCGCCAATTGATGGCTCCATTCGCTTGCCATGCAAATCACATAATCAACATGAGTATGTAATCTAGACTCGAAGCCGGGATGCGGATGAGCTGAGCATGATGAGCACATTGCAAAAGCTGCTTGATGTTTCAGTTATGAAGTGCATACCTGGCTTACAAATCTCAAGTCAACTCCCTATTCCGCCCAAACACAAAGAGTGTTTGATTCCGCCATGAAATGAACCCGACTCTGTGGAAGAGACATACGAGGCGCTTCTTCACTGGCAGTTGCTGTAAGAAGACACTCGTGACAACTGCTGCATAGCAGCAGGAGATGTAAGACGGCGCATCTTTCTCCCCGTGGGCTCCCTGGGATTCTTTTGTAGAAGGACGTGGGTTTGCACAGCAAAGTGAGATGATGACTTATAGCAAAACTGAACAATCATAAGAAGGCTCTGGTCTTTCAGAGCATATAGAGCTCTTTCTAACATTTCCATGTCATTCCTCACAATACCGGGGTTGCTGTAGCTTGGTCCAATGTTGCTACTCTGGCCAATCAGTTAGCCAGTTTCGACTAGAAACCAGCGTCTGTCGCACAGCGAGCTGCATGCTGAACAAAGACATCAATCGGGAGATTCAATCTCAGCCAACGAACTGAGATTCTGCCGCCCTCAAGAAGAGGTTTGGACTCAGGCGAAGCCATATAATTGGTCTAGTGGCGCAATGGCAGCGCGTTGCTTTCCGGTGGCAGAGGTTCCAGGTTCGACCCCTGGCTGGATCGAGTTtcatgatttctttttttgcaaaAATCTCGAATCAAATCGAAACAAGCAGTGGCCATACTCTCGCTTTCTCTATTCTTTGTTTGGGTGGTTCGATGAGTGGATTCCAGTTGAGCTTCTAACTCGTCGGGGATAGCACAGCGATGGTGCTGTAACTACCGTACCGGCATTCTGCTCCTGTCATCAATGGCAGCTGAGCATCTGCTTTCTGCAGTTTGTGTGGCAGTTAATTATTCCTGGCCTATGGCGCATCAGCAAGTCCGAATACGCGCGCCCTTCCTGGTGTCCTGACCCCTGTCTGTCGGCTTGTAGTCTACATTTTTAGCTTGGCTACACTGATTGTTTTACAACTGATGCCAGACTGGCCAATCATGAGCGCAACAGGCGTTGCTTCAGCGGGAGGAATGTGAAGCGCAAAGAGCGTCGCCGGGTTCTGAAAATAGCATCAGCATTACTAGCTCCCGACACGGTCAAAATTTcatccttttttctctttgtcttaTGGCTCTCGCTCAAGTTTGGAATCAGAGGGTTCCATATCATTGAAGTCtcaccgtcatcatcgtcctcagTAGCATTCCATGCAGGATTGCGGCTAAACCAGCCACTACGCGCCGTCATCAGCACGTAGGCAGGCCACGCCATTTGGGCTGTGAAAAAATGGCATAGCTCAGCCACTGTGGCCCAATCAAGGGGAGGCGTGTAAATTGACCACCATTCTGTctgattttttctttgttgagGGTTGAGGGCAGTGAAAGAGGGCCCTGGTCCAGCCAAGCTAGATTCGCAGCTTGCTTGCATCATCAGTGTGAAAGTGCAAGTCTGTACTGTCTGATCATCTGCCGTTTTTGCTGCTAGCCTGCAGTGGAGCTGAAAAGACGATGCGATTAGTCTGGTACCTAGGAGATACCTGGGCGCGGCATGGATGAAACAGGGCAGCAGGCGCTTAACCGGTTCGCATCGTTGGTTCTTGCCGGGTCTCTTGTTAATGCTGCCGGGTTCATGGTGACGTAGTGACGAGCCACATCGCATGACATCACGCAGCGATTCCATGGAAGTGTCTTGTTGCTGTGATTGACTTGCACGGTAGCAGCTGCTTTAGATCGTGTGTAAGTCGTCGGTTGCCTTGGTTTGCAAACATGTAACAAGTATTAAATCCTCTCGTGCCTCGCTCGTATCGTGTCTGGTCTATTGATCCATTCTCaactcttctcatcctccttcacCCACCAAACTCTGACACTATACTCTGGTGATTATTTCTTTGCAACAAGTGAACGTGAAACAGTCACAATCGCTCCAAACGAGACAAGACGCATTCAAGCCTAACTAGCCCGAAACTGGCCCCTTCACCAAGGGCTCTGCAGTGACTGGACCGTCATTACACGCCATCCTCTAGCCGACACACCCTCACAGTTAGCTCCGCAGCTTTCAACATCCAATTCGACGCCACTCGCCTGTGGGAGAGCTCCTTGTTCTGGCAGCTTCTCAGGTGTTATTAAAacccttctctcctcccaccCTCTGCGTTTGATCGGTTTCTTCAGACATTTGTGCGGCTCTCTGCAAAGTTGTGTGATCAAGAGCATTACAAGGCATCCCAGAAAAGAGTCATCGTTTTTATAACCAGAACAAGGCCGTTTGCCTAAACTACTGCCCAACATGGCTCTCGGAATGATTACCATTATCCACATCGTGCTTGCCATCCTCGTCATTATCGAGCTCGGCATCACAGGCTATCGTGAGTTGAACTTAACAAACCTATTCATTTCTTGCTGTCCTCCCCACTAACAGTTCTCCTTGTAGTTGTTAATGTCACTTCTGGCTTTGGTTATTCGTCGCCCGCCACCTATGCGTTTATGCTGTTCAACTCCATCTGGAGCTTGTTGATCCTCGTCTACCTGGCCGTCACGCCACTTTACGTTGCTCGCTTCTACCATGCTCTTGTAGCGTTTGTCCTCTTGGTCATTACGACTATCTTCTGGTTTGCCGGTGCgatcgccatggctgcctTTATTGGAGTCCCCGCGTGCCACGGAAACACCTTTTGCCAGACGTCGCAGGCCGGAGTCGCGTTCGGATTCTTCTTGTGGGCAGGATTCTTGGGCCTCACGATTCTCGAGGGCTTGACTACCTTGAGGGGCCACGCACGTGCTGATAAGACGACTCCCTCAAATGTCTAGAAGTTTTGAGCCTTCTCGATAGGAACAGGTGGggtggagaagaggaagaaggggaagatggATGTCGATGAAATGCGGCAatgatgcgatgcgatgcgaagatgctgaatgCTTTGGAACTGGAGTGATGATACCCTA contains these protein-coding regions:
- a CDS encoding membrane-associating domain-containing protein, which produces MALGMITIIHIVLAILVIIELGITGYLVNVTSGFGYSSPATYAFMLFNSIWSLLILVYLAVTPLYVARFYHALVAFVLLVITTIFWFAGAIAMAAFIGVPACHGNTFCQTSQAGVAFGFFLWAGFLGLTILEGLTTLRGHARADKTTPSNV
- a CDS encoding fungal specific transcription factor domain-containing protein, with translation MSSNLPSPESAEGPTRERADNVCLSCRRKKKKCDKALPKCLHCQRLRIQCVYEDAADSVPVIEEFRQLRKRLKLFEEMLVPGASRVPRSTPSAADPDPPEVESQLGPIEYEADFISRLDALASKLNVGEEVYQLLQSHPGEIYRALSLYFDNVHKWIPIMSQKLFYSKMTDFSKTKRPDFAILLLSILLSIHCPATGTAPEPLYKATRSIFWSVNATIDASLEMIQAGLLLSCYEYGFGMYKECYKTIGTCARMGHWMDLQDEKPPSDHLRYSDEWIRVAERCNVWWASTMLHDATFSKPFAIHQASMSQHLPFEAFDLDPSYSRLGDAVLTQDEEPGVFGYQAKAWCLFDRTVSFRHSIATAHAPEHLGDEKYQLDIELQQLMRILVERSGGAMCGYCEPSAITLVRHPPLTADDLCKGDIKGFPPSCRVASALVVKTIVRMVVDVADTINNHYRKINIISFPPTYCHVIYRATLELISFRDDMDEAEWTAALETLREATWNYGRRWQAAAKHLQAVDNVLSDLMSDSPSTFNYFQPIQNDPCLVALLSK